One window of the Triticum dicoccoides isolate Atlit2015 ecotype Zavitan chromosome 3B, WEW_v2.0, whole genome shotgun sequence genome contains the following:
- the LOC119275049 gene encoding protein indeterminate-domain 7-like, with amino-acid sequence MMLKDFAAIQQQQQQQLALAADENMSNLTSASGDQTSVSSHPLPPPSKKKRSLPGNPDPDAEVIALSPRALMATNRYVCEICGKGFQRDQNLQLHRRGHNLPWKLKQRNPNEVVRKKVYVCPEPGCVHHDRSRALGDLTGIKKHFSRKHGEKKWKCDKCAKRYAVQSDWKAHSKVCGTREYRCDCGTLFSRRDSFITHRAFCDALAEESARAVAVAVEEHQHPGMLYSHGGGGAGFQMPAVMDPSSSLGGGHGLIQELCLKREREQQQQQQQFEQPWLSEQQQQQLEMAGEGAQAMFGTARMEQEFNASSTPESSTQPVGMSFASFPSSSAAPSAAGATASSHMSATALLQKAAQMGATLSRPSGQGQMAASTFSSSSSAAITNVTNNAPAAATSSSAATSTVGVGFGHAFEAPAHFGVDQRPSANRNAGNAGVGGAGRGNAGGANDGLTRDFLGLRAFSHGDILSMAGFDPCMPTSASARAAYDQQGPQSSNPWHG; translated from the exons ATGATGCTCAAGGATTTCGCGGCaattcagcagcagcagcagcagcagctggccctcgccgccgacgagaacATGTCGAACCTCACCTCCGCCTCCGGCGACCAGACCAGCGTCTCCTCCCACCCCCTCCCGCCTCCTTCCAAGAAGAAGCGCAGCCTCCCGGGAAATCCAG ACCCTGACGCGGAGGTGATCGCGCTGTCGCCGCGTGCGCTCATGGCGACGAACCGGTACGTGTGCGAGATCTGCGGCAAGGGGTTCCAGCGGGACCAGAACCTGCAGCTGCACCGGCGCGGCCACAACCTCCCCTGGAAGCTCAAGCAGCGGAACCCCAACGAGGTGGTGCGCAAGAAGGTGTACGTGTGCCCGGAGCCCGGGTGCGTCCACCACGACCGCTCCCGCGCGCTCGGCGACCTCACCGGCATCAAGAAGCACTTCAGCCGCAAGCACGGCGAGAAGAAGTGGAAGTGCGACAAGTGCGCCAAGCGCTACGCCGTGCAGTCCGACTGGAAGGCCCACTCTAAGGTCTGCGGCACCCGCGAGTACCGATGCGACTGCGGCACGCTCTTCTCAAG GCGGGACAGCTTCATCACGCACAGGGCGTTCTGCGACGCGCTGGCGGAGGAGAGCGCgagggcggtggccgtggccgtgGAGGAGCACCAGCATCCGGGGATGCTCTACTCgcacggtggcggcggcgcggggtttCAGATGCCGGCCGTGATGGACCCGTCGAGCTCGCTCGGTGGCGGCCACGGGCTGATCCAAGAATTGTGCCTCAAGAGGGAGcgggagcagcaacagcagcagcagcagttcgaGCAGCCGTGGCtatcggagcagcagcagcagcagctggagaTGGCCGGCGAGGGCGCCCAGGCCATGTTTGGGACGGCCAGGATGGAACAGGAGTTCAACGCGAGCTCCACGCCGGAGAGCAGCACGCAGCCTGTGGGCATGAGCTTTGCGTCATTTCCCTCGTCGTCTGCGGCCCCGTCAGCGGCCGGGGCGACGGCCTCATCCCACATGTCGGCCACCGCGCTGCTCCAGAAGGCGGCGCAGATGGGTGCAACGCTGAGCCGGCCGTCAGGCCAAGGCCAGATGGCAGCGAGCACcttcagcagtagcagcagcgccgCCATCACCAACGTCACCAACAATGCACCTGCTGCCGCTACTAGTAGCAGCGCGGCGACAAGCACCGTCGGCGTGGGATTCGGGCACGCGTTCGAGGCGCCGGCTCACTTCGGAGTGGACCAGAGGCCCAGTGCCAATCGTAATGCCGGCAATGCCGGCGTCGGCGGCGCAGGTAGAGGCAATGCCGGAGGCGCAAACGACGGCCTCACGAGGGATTTCCTGGGTCTGCGGGCCTTCTCCCACGGCGACATACTCAGCATGGCAGGCTTCGATCCCTGCATGCCCACGTCGGCCTCGGCGAGGGCGGCGTACGATCAGCAAGGGCCGCAGAGCAGCAACCCATGGCATGGCTAG